One genomic segment of Phyllopteryx taeniolatus isolate TA_2022b chromosome 12, UOR_Ptae_1.2, whole genome shotgun sequence includes these proteins:
- the LOC133486650 gene encoding claudin-10-like, producing MGYRTVVMYMEIGCFVVCVSGWILVCSTMPTEIWTWSEVGSLVLTTSNYFSNLWKDCISDSTGVSDCKGIPSLLALNWDIHMCRALIITAIILAFFGSVLVMVGMKCTKIGGSQLAKARVTFAGGMNYLFAGLCSMTAFSYYGNKIRAEFQDPNYREQKFEIGVGVFIGWGGSTLLVVGGLLYSIFAGREGCQSSYEGDPGYVFPDPYLAVPTKKKVALTDGTESRKAPSSRTSNGNRSSANRGSSGASSSSSSSVSAVTISTRTSDAYV from the exons ATGGGTTACAGGACGGTGGTGATGTACATGGAGATCGGCTGCTTTGTGGTGTGCGTCTCTGGATGGATCCTGGTGTGCTCCACCATGCCCACGGAGATCTGGACCTGGTCTGAGGTGGGCAGCCTCGTCCTGACCACCTCCAACTACTTCTCCAACTTGTGGAAGGACTGCATCTCCGATTCCACTGGCGTGTCCGACTGCAAGGGTATCCCGTCCTTGCTTGCGCTCAACT GGGACATCCACATGTGCCGCGCCCTCATCATCACCGCCATCATCCTGGCGTTCTTCGGCTCTGTCCTGGTCATGGTGGGAATGAAGTGCACCAAGATCGGAGGCTCGCAGTTGGCCAAAGCCAGAGTGACATTTGCTGGGGGGATGAATTACCTCTTTGCCG GGTTGTGTTCTATGACTGCTTTCTCCTATTATGGCAACAAAATAAGAGCGGAATTCCAGGACCCGAATTACAGAGAACAAAA GTTTGAAATCGGTGTTGGCGTGTTTATCGGCTGGGGAGGCTCCACGTTACTGGTAGTCGGAGGGCTTCTTTACAGTATCTTTGCGGGGAGGGAAGGCTGCCAATCAAG TTACGAAGGAGACCCCGGCTACGTGTTCCCTGACCCCTACCTGGCCGTGCCCACGAAGAAGAAGGTAGCACTCACAGATGGGACTGAGAGCAGGAAAGCACCGAGTAGTCGTACTAGTAATGGTAATCGTAGTAGTGCTAATCGTGGTAGTAGTGgagccagcagcagcagcagcagcagcgtctCTGCAGTGACCATCAGCACCAGAACATCCGACGCATACGTTTGA
- the cldn10l2 gene encoding claudin 10-like 2, translated as MRKRLIQVSGFLISTLGWLFVLCTMAMDFWRIAQIGGQGGSFIIKVAWYWSNLWKDCFTDSTAVTNCRDFSVLWSVTPFIQGVRGLLMCGLTLGFFAAILCFLGMECTYLGGDEQSKDKMLFAGAVFHFVGGLSDITAYCLYINRVARNVFAPNLAPGLLRYDLGPPIFLGLVGSFLILTGSLFYAATVFRVLIPNRRVIYAYGGATYMDPRSRGRSMYTGYYRPNRLYGTYYGSGRSSSSKISKLSATTPEKFSERDAFV; from the exons ATGCGGAAACGTCTGATCCAAGTGAGCGGCTTCTTGATTTCCACGCTGGGCTGGCTCTTTGTGCTGTGCACCATGGCCATGGACTTCTGGAGGATCGCCCAGATCGGAGGCCAGGGCGGCTCGTTCATCATCAAGGTGGCCTGGTACTGGTCCAACCTGTGGAAGGACTGCTTCACCGACTCCACGGCCGTCACCAACTGCAGAGACTTCTCTGTGCTCTGGAGTGTCACAC CGTTCATCCAGGGTGTGCGAGGCTTGCTGATGTGCGGCCTAACTCTGGGCTTCTTCGCCGCCATCTTGTGCTTCCTGGGCATGGAGTGCACGTACCTGGGAGGAGACGAGCAGAGCAAGGACAAGATGCTTTTCGCCGGCGCGGTTTTTCATTTCGTGGGTG GACTGTCTGATATTACGGCCTACTGCTTATACATCAACAGGGTTGCCAGGAACGTCTTTGCTCCCAACTTAGCACCTGGACTCTtacg GTACGATTTGGGCCCTCCCATATTTCTCGGATTGGTTGGAAGTTTTCTCATCCTTACAGGATCTCTTTTTTATGCAGCCACTGTGTTCAGAGTACTCATACCTAATCG TCGAGTGATTTATGCCTACGGAGGGGCCACGTACATGGACCCTCGCTCACGAGGAAGAAGCATGTACACCGGCTACTACAGACCCAACAGGCTGTACGGAACTTATTACGGCTCGGGAAGATCCAGCAGCTCCAAAATATCCAAACTCTCTGCCACAACACCAGAGAAGTTTTCTGAAAGGGATGCGTTTGTGTAA
- the LOC133486652 gene encoding claudin-10-like isoform X3, whose product MSGLQILALISGLGGLGATIGATVSNEWKATSRASSVITATWVLQGLWHNCAGNAIGALHCRPHHTILNLDGYIQACRGLMIAAVCLGFFGTVFALVGMKCTKIGGSDKSKARIACFAGFNFILSGLCSLSACSIYAHRITSEFFDPMFVAQKYELGAALFIGWAGSVLCVLGGGVLCFSVADCKKSAGCTRHLTPKVSWDKLQPTRHPDEDKRNRKLMDG is encoded by the exons ATGTCCGGCTTACAGATCCTGGCTCTCATCAGCGGCCTCGGGGGTCTGGGGGCCACCATCGGCGCCACGGTGTCCAACGAATGGAAGGCCACCAGCCGGGCGTCCTCGGTCATCACGGCCACTTGGGTGCTGCAGGGCCTGTGGCACAATTGCGCCGGGAACGCCATCGGCGCTCTCCACTGTAGGCCGCACCACACCATCTTGAACCTGGACG GTTACATCCAGGCCTGCAGGGGGCTGATGATTGCAGCAGTGTGTCTGGGCTTTTTCGGTACCGTCTTCGCCCTGGTGGGAATGAAGTGTACCAAAATAGGAGGAAGTGACAAGAGCAAAGCCAGGATCGCGTGCTTCGCAGGTTTCAATTTTATCCTCAGCG GTCTGTGCTCCCTTTCAGCATGTTCCATCTATGCGCATCGGATAACCTCGGAATTTTTCGACCCCATGTTTGTGGCGCAGAA GTACGAGCTTGGAGCGGCGCTCTTCATTGGCTGGGCAGGTTCTGTCCTTTGTGTTCTCGGCGGAGGTGTGCTCTGCTTCTCTGTGGCAGACTGCAAGAAAAG tgcagggtgtacccgacATCTTACAccaaaggtcagctgggataaactccagccCACCCGTcaccctgatgaggacaagcgcaatagaaaattgatggatgggtaA
- the LOC133486652 gene encoding claudin-10-like isoform X4, translating to MSGLQILALISGLGGLGATIGATVSNEWKATSRASSVITATWVLQGLWHNCAGNAIGALHCRPHHTILNLDGYIQACRGLMIAAVCLGFFGTVFALVGMKCTKIGGSDKSKARIACFAARNLFIWKDTRHKLAKHAESVLPFSMFHLCASDNLGIFRPHVCGAEVRAWSGALHWLGRFCPLCSRRRCALLLCGRLQEKCRVYPTSYTKGQLG from the exons ATGTCCGGCTTACAGATCCTGGCTCTCATCAGCGGCCTCGGGGGTCTGGGGGCCACCATCGGCGCCACGGTGTCCAACGAATGGAAGGCCACCAGCCGGGCGTCCTCGGTCATCACGGCCACTTGGGTGCTGCAGGGCCTGTGGCACAATTGCGCCGGGAACGCCATCGGCGCTCTCCACTGTAGGCCGCACCACACCATCTTGAACCTGGACG GTTACATCCAGGCCTGCAGGGGGCTGATGATTGCAGCAGTGTGTCTGGGCTTTTTCGGTACCGTCTTCGCCCTGGTGGGAATGAAGTGTACCAAAATAGGAGGAAGTGACAAGAGCAAAGCCAGGATCGCGTGCTTCGCAG CAAGAAACCTGTTCATTTGGAAGGATACGAGACACAAGTTGGCCAAGCATGCAGA GTCTGTGCTCCCTTTCAGCATGTTCCATCTATGCGCATCGGATAACCTCGGAATTTTTCGACCCCATGTTTGTGGCGCAGAA GTACGAGCTTGGAGCGGCGCTCTTCATTGGCTGGGCAGGTTCTGTCCTTTGTGTTCTCGGCGGAGGTGTGCTCTGCTTCTCTGTGGCAGACTGCAAGAAAAG tgcagggtgtacccgacATCTTACAccaaaggtcagctgggataa
- the LOC133486652 gene encoding claudin-10-like isoform X2, translating to MYQEILAFALATSGWVLVSSTLPTDYWKVSSLDGTVITTATYWSNLWKTCVTDSTGVSNCKDFPSMLALDGYIQACRGLMIAAVCLGFFGTVFALVGMKCTKIGGSDKSKARIACFAGFNFILSGLCSLSACSIYAHRITSEFFDPMFVAQKYELGAALFIGWAGSVLCVLGGGVLCFSVADCKKSHRGYVYRGAASHSHVSSYQRGRGQSVSQRPPPDYSSSSRAHNFDKNVYV from the exons ATGTATCAGGAGATCCTGGCCTTTGCGCTCGCCACCTCGGGATGGGTTCTGGTGTCGTCCACCCTGCCGACAGATTATTGGAAGGTGTCCTCGCTGGACGGGACGGTCATCACAACGGCGACCTACTGGTCCAACCTGTGGAAGACATGCGTCACCGACTCCACCGGGGTGTCCAACTGCAAAGACTTTCCCTCCATGCTGGCGTTGGATG GTTACATCCAGGCCTGCAGGGGGCTGATGATTGCAGCAGTGTGTCTGGGCTTTTTCGGTACCGTCTTCGCCCTGGTGGGAATGAAGTGTACCAAAATAGGAGGAAGTGACAAGAGCAAAGCCAGGATCGCGTGCTTCGCAGGTTTCAATTTTATCCTCAGCG GTCTGTGCTCCCTTTCAGCATGTTCCATCTATGCGCATCGGATAACCTCGGAATTTTTCGACCCCATGTTTGTGGCGCAGAA GTACGAGCTTGGAGCGGCGCTCTTCATTGGCTGGGCAGGTTCTGTCCTTTGTGTTCTCGGCGGAGGTGTGCTCTGCTTCTCTGTGGCAGACTGCAAGAAAAG TCATAGAGGTTATGTCTATAGAGGCGCTGCCTCACATTCGCATGTCTCCTCCtaccaaagaggaagaggacagTCTGTGAGCCAAAGGCCGCCTCCGGACTACAGCAGCTCCTCCAGGGCCCACAACTTTGATAAGAACGTATACGTGTGA
- the LOC133486652 gene encoding claudin-10-like isoform X8, whose translation MSGLQILALISGLGGLGATIGATVSNEWKATSRASSVITATWVLQGLWHNCAGNAIGALHCRPHHTILNLDGYIQACRGLMIAAVCLGFFGTVFALVGMKCTKIGGSDKSKARIACFAGFNFILSGLCSLSACSIYAHRITSEFFDPMFVAQKYELGAALFIGWAGSVLCVLGGGVLCFSVADCKKSAVCLSTHSHRGYVYRGAASHSHVSSYQRGRGQSVSQRPPPDYSSSSRAHNFDKNVYV comes from the exons ATGTCCGGCTTACAGATCCTGGCTCTCATCAGCGGCCTCGGGGGTCTGGGGGCCACCATCGGCGCCACGGTGTCCAACGAATGGAAGGCCACCAGCCGGGCGTCCTCGGTCATCACGGCCACTTGGGTGCTGCAGGGCCTGTGGCACAATTGCGCCGGGAACGCCATCGGCGCTCTCCACTGTAGGCCGCACCACACCATCTTGAACCTGGACG GTTACATCCAGGCCTGCAGGGGGCTGATGATTGCAGCAGTGTGTCTGGGCTTTTTCGGTACCGTCTTCGCCCTGGTGGGAATGAAGTGTACCAAAATAGGAGGAAGTGACAAGAGCAAAGCCAGGATCGCGTGCTTCGCAGGTTTCAATTTTATCCTCAGCG GTCTGTGCTCCCTTTCAGCATGTTCCATCTATGCGCATCGGATAACCTCGGAATTTTTCGACCCCATGTTTGTGGCGCAGAA GTACGAGCTTGGAGCGGCGCTCTTCATTGGCTGGGCAGGTTCTGTCCTTTGTGTTCTCGGCGGAGGTGTGCTCTGCTTCTCTGTGGCAGACTGCAAGAAAAG CGCTGTGTGTTTGTCCACCCACAGTCATAGAGGTTATGTCTATAGAGGCGCTGCCTCACATTCGCATGTCTCCTCCtaccaaagaggaagaggacagTCTGTGAGCCAAAGGCCGCCTCCGGACTACAGCAGCTCCTCCAGGGCCCACAACTTTGATAAGAACGTATACGTGTGA
- the LOC133486652 gene encoding claudin-10-like isoform X1 — translation MSGLQILALISGLGGLGATIGATVSNEWKATSRASSVITATWVLQGLWHNCAGNAIGALHCRPHHTILNLDGYIQACRGLMIAAVCLGFFGTVFALVGMKCTKIGGSDKSKARIACFAGFNFILSGLCSLSACSIYAHRITSEFFDPMFVAQKYELGAALFIGWAGSVLCVLGGGVLCFSVADCKKSHRGYVYRGAASHSHVSSYQRGRGQSVSQRPPPDYSSSSRAHNFDKNVYV, via the exons ATGTCCGGCTTACAGATCCTGGCTCTCATCAGCGGCCTCGGGGGTCTGGGGGCCACCATCGGCGCCACGGTGTCCAACGAATGGAAGGCCACCAGCCGGGCGTCCTCGGTCATCACGGCCACTTGGGTGCTGCAGGGCCTGTGGCACAATTGCGCCGGGAACGCCATCGGCGCTCTCCACTGTAGGCCGCACCACACCATCTTGAACCTGGACG GTTACATCCAGGCCTGCAGGGGGCTGATGATTGCAGCAGTGTGTCTGGGCTTTTTCGGTACCGTCTTCGCCCTGGTGGGAATGAAGTGTACCAAAATAGGAGGAAGTGACAAGAGCAAAGCCAGGATCGCGTGCTTCGCAGGTTTCAATTTTATCCTCAGCG GTCTGTGCTCCCTTTCAGCATGTTCCATCTATGCGCATCGGATAACCTCGGAATTTTTCGACCCCATGTTTGTGGCGCAGAA GTACGAGCTTGGAGCGGCGCTCTTCATTGGCTGGGCAGGTTCTGTCCTTTGTGTTCTCGGCGGAGGTGTGCTCTGCTTCTCTGTGGCAGACTGCAAGAAAAG TCATAGAGGTTATGTCTATAGAGGCGCTGCCTCACATTCGCATGTCTCCTCCtaccaaagaggaagaggacagTCTGTGAGCCAAAGGCCGCCTCCGGACTACAGCAGCTCCTCCAGGGCCCACAACTTTGATAAGAACGTATACGTGTGA
- the LOC133486652 gene encoding claudin-10-like isoform X5 — translation MSGLQILALISGLGGLGATIGATVSNEWKATSRASSVITATWVLQGLWHNCAGNAIGALHCRPHHTILNLDGYIQACRGLMIAAVCLGFFGTVFALVGMKCTKIGGSDKSKARIACFAGFNFILSGLCSLSACSIYAHRITSEFFDPMFVAQKYELGAALFIGWAGSVLCVLGGGVLCFSVADCKKRVNGFWMIKQRCVFVHPQS, via the exons ATGTCCGGCTTACAGATCCTGGCTCTCATCAGCGGCCTCGGGGGTCTGGGGGCCACCATCGGCGCCACGGTGTCCAACGAATGGAAGGCCACCAGCCGGGCGTCCTCGGTCATCACGGCCACTTGGGTGCTGCAGGGCCTGTGGCACAATTGCGCCGGGAACGCCATCGGCGCTCTCCACTGTAGGCCGCACCACACCATCTTGAACCTGGACG GTTACATCCAGGCCTGCAGGGGGCTGATGATTGCAGCAGTGTGTCTGGGCTTTTTCGGTACCGTCTTCGCCCTGGTGGGAATGAAGTGTACCAAAATAGGAGGAAGTGACAAGAGCAAAGCCAGGATCGCGTGCTTCGCAGGTTTCAATTTTATCCTCAGCG GTCTGTGCTCCCTTTCAGCATGTTCCATCTATGCGCATCGGATAACCTCGGAATTTTTCGACCCCATGTTTGTGGCGCAGAA GTACGAGCTTGGAGCGGCGCTCTTCATTGGCTGGGCAGGTTCTGTCCTTTGTGTTCTCGGCGGAGGTGTGCTCTGCTTCTCTGTGGCAGACTGCAAGAAAAG GGTAAATGGCTTCTGGATGATTAAGCAGCGCTGTGTGTTTGTCCACCCACAGTCATAG
- the LOC133486652 gene encoding claudin-10-like isoform X7 yields the protein MSGLQILALISGLGGLGATIGATVSNEWKATSRASSVITATWVLQGLWHNCAGNAIGALHCRPHHTILNLDGYIQACRGLMIAAVCLGFFGTVFALVGMKCTKIGGSDKSKARIACFAARNLFIWKDTRHKLAKHAESVLPFSMFHLCASDNLGIFRPHVCGAEVRAWSGALHWLGRFCPLCSRRRCALLLCGRLQEKS from the exons ATGTCCGGCTTACAGATCCTGGCTCTCATCAGCGGCCTCGGGGGTCTGGGGGCCACCATCGGCGCCACGGTGTCCAACGAATGGAAGGCCACCAGCCGGGCGTCCTCGGTCATCACGGCCACTTGGGTGCTGCAGGGCCTGTGGCACAATTGCGCCGGGAACGCCATCGGCGCTCTCCACTGTAGGCCGCACCACACCATCTTGAACCTGGACG GTTACATCCAGGCCTGCAGGGGGCTGATGATTGCAGCAGTGTGTCTGGGCTTTTTCGGTACCGTCTTCGCCCTGGTGGGAATGAAGTGTACCAAAATAGGAGGAAGTGACAAGAGCAAAGCCAGGATCGCGTGCTTCGCAG CAAGAAACCTGTTCATTTGGAAGGATACGAGACACAAGTTGGCCAAGCATGCAGA GTCTGTGCTCCCTTTCAGCATGTTCCATCTATGCGCATCGGATAACCTCGGAATTTTTCGACCCCATGTTTGTGGCGCAGAA GTACGAGCTTGGAGCGGCGCTCTTCATTGGCTGGGCAGGTTCTGTCCTTTGTGTTCTCGGCGGAGGTGTGCTCTGCTTCTCTGTGGCAGACTGCAAGAAAAG TCATAG
- the LOC133486652 gene encoding claudin-10-like isoform X6, with amino-acid sequence MSGLQILALISGLGGLGATIGATVSNEWKATSRASSVITATWVLQGLWHNCAGNAIGALHCRPHHTILNLDGYIQACRGLMIAAVCLGFFGTVFALVGMKCTKIGGSDKSKARIACFAARNLFIWKDTRHKLAKHAESVLPFSMFHLCASDNLGIFRPHVCGAEVRAWSGALHWLGRFCPLCSRRRCALLLCGRLQEKGKWLLDD; translated from the exons ATGTCCGGCTTACAGATCCTGGCTCTCATCAGCGGCCTCGGGGGTCTGGGGGCCACCATCGGCGCCACGGTGTCCAACGAATGGAAGGCCACCAGCCGGGCGTCCTCGGTCATCACGGCCACTTGGGTGCTGCAGGGCCTGTGGCACAATTGCGCCGGGAACGCCATCGGCGCTCTCCACTGTAGGCCGCACCACACCATCTTGAACCTGGACG GTTACATCCAGGCCTGCAGGGGGCTGATGATTGCAGCAGTGTGTCTGGGCTTTTTCGGTACCGTCTTCGCCCTGGTGGGAATGAAGTGTACCAAAATAGGAGGAAGTGACAAGAGCAAAGCCAGGATCGCGTGCTTCGCAG CAAGAAACCTGTTCATTTGGAAGGATACGAGACACAAGTTGGCCAAGCATGCAGA GTCTGTGCTCCCTTTCAGCATGTTCCATCTATGCGCATCGGATAACCTCGGAATTTTTCGACCCCATGTTTGTGGCGCAGAA GTACGAGCTTGGAGCGGCGCTCTTCATTGGCTGGGCAGGTTCTGTCCTTTGTGTTCTCGGCGGAGGTGTGCTCTGCTTCTCTGTGGCAGACTGCAAGAAAAG GGTAAATGGCTTCTGGATGATTAA